In Silene latifolia isolate original U9 population chromosome 6, ASM4854445v1, whole genome shotgun sequence, the genomic window ttcaaatgaGAATATTATTTTTTGGTAGCTTATAATAacaattattatgtaattttatcttataaactaatattttaatttatttattttaaaataaatacaatttaagtaaatatattgaaaaacattaagtaattttaaaaataacAAGCTCAAACGAGCTCCCGAGCCGAGCCATAGTGTGCTCGAGTTCGGCTCGGTTTGGGCTGAGCATAGttcgagcccgagctcgagctcagTTTGACCGATCTcaagccgagctttgaccgagccgatcccGAGGGCTTGTCGAGCTGGCTCAGTTCATTTTCAGCCCTAAAAACCATTACCATGATTCAACCATTTCCAATAGTTCAAGCTCCAACCAAAAATAATAGGCATTAAAAGTACTAGCAGAGTAGCAGGTGATGATAACACTTACAGAGTACATGATCGCATTCACCGAAATATATAAATCTGACATACGTGACAGAAACGAAAGCATTGGACAGCTGAACGAAGGTTACATAATCTTCAATTCTCGGTCtttcttctcctcctcctcctcctgttcTTCCTTTTTCCACGTTTCTGTGAAGCATGAATATCATCAATAAATTCAGCATAGTCCAACATGAGAAGATTTTCTACGTAAACATGGGGTTCCAGACCACCGTTCCAATCTGCGAACATCAATGCTGTGTActtcattgtttctaaatcaaaGCAATGCAGCTTGAGAAGGCTCGTTTTCAAAAGTAATCTCTTCCTGTCAATTGAATAACCAATAGGCTTGATCAAATTCATAGAGAGCCGTGTTCCGAAAGTAAAAATCCTTGTCCAAGATCCCGCTACACCATACTCCTTCATGACCCAAAGGTCACAGTGAGGATACCGGTTAGCTAGAAGACTCAAGCAACCATCCAACATTCCCACATACAGGCCAGAAATTTGCTCAAAATGAAGATTTTGCAGTAAATTTGGCAGCGGGACACGACTAAATGTTTCATCCCTTAAATTAAACGCAACAATAAGGTCATACACATTATCACTATTGGTTCCAACCCAATGGTACATTTCATGTAGCAAAGCGCCGGTATCCCAACCATGGTTCATGGAGCTGAAATAGCAAGGAACATCCGCAACCCTTTTCCAACAATTACTTCTCAAGCTATAAACCATAACTTCACATAAGTACCCTAACTCCTTTGACAAACACTGCATGATTCTGACACATTTGAAGTCCCTCGATACACTATCATAACCGAACCCATAATCAAAGTGAACATGCTCTGTGGCTGATCGGTACACAGACAAAAGAGGAAGCACATTATAGGTTTGAGTAGTCGGGTTATACAACAGCAAATGACCATAATCAACACCACGGAGCAAAATCAATCCACGACATGATCCGATAACCGCCACCGGGGTTTTGCAATTCTTGTAGGGATGACTGAGTTCAATTGGGTTATCAAAAGAGTCGAAATCGGCTGAATAAAGGACAGAACAATTCTGCTTATGGGGTTCCGCAAGATGAGCATATTCTTGCAAATAAAGCCTAGGAGTTGAGACAACATAGTGAAGATTGGTTTTGGTTGCAAGAGATCGTTCTAAATGATAATTAACAAAGTCATTATCATTAATCAAATTACGCCACGATTTACAAATTATCTTCAAGCATACCACAGTTTTTGCAGGTAATCTTGACAATATATCAGTAATTAAATCAATTGGAAGGTGGGTTATCTTCGtcatcatgaattgggggaaactAATTCAGTAATTCATATGATGAATAATGAAATTAATCAGGAAAATGTGATAAAACAGTGAAAACCTAAAAAGGGTAACATAATAATCGGAGATTTGCATGAACCATGATCATTAATTTATGCAAATTGAAGATAAATTGAATTCTAGGGTTtgagtaattaaaaaaaaaaaaaaaaaaagaatttagaTTGGTAAGAGAATACCCAATTACAGCCATGCGAAGGAGCGAATTGCATAATCCAATCTTTGAAGTATCGTTCGACAATGTCATTAATTTGAGGTGCATTTCGGATTTGTGATGGTTGTCATATATTTATACACTCACGAGTCACGACATTACTTTAGTGCCTCAAAAGTATTTGTACTCGTATAATAACAACTAAGACTACTGTCAAAAAAAATGACTACATTCGAAACGGGTTAACTTGAGACTCAAACTTTACCAAAAATGCAATCCCCGAATACGAGACAAACCACCAGACCCGAACTTAACGCTTAATTGATATGGCCCGAAAATGACCTAATCCGTAACCTCGAAACCATCACAACGATACAACCCATTTGATAAGacgatttaataataataatactcgtactATTAATAATACAACCCGTTTGTTCCTGTAGGAAACGTATTACTTATTCGGTGAGGTAGTTCATATGTTCTAAGGCTGTGtaccggtccaagaccggaccggaacCAGAATCGACAAAAATCCCTCACAAGATTACAAAAATTCCGGACCGGTTCGATTGGACCGGAATTTGTCTCGGTGACCGGTTGGGATGTCTCATAAAAGAACGATGCTTCAAAACCTCTTTCTCGAATCTCATTAAATGCAAATGAAGTAAAATTCCAGTAAAATTGATTGAAAAGCATTACCATGATTCAATGATTTCCTATAGTTCAAGCTCCAACCAAAAACAATAGGATAATACAGTACTAGCAGTTGATGATAACAgttactgggtacataatagGATTAATAGCTAATAGCTTGCACCGAAAAATATAAATATGACATACGTGACATGAACGAAAGCAATGGACAGCTAAAAGAAGGTTAAATAATCTTCAGTTCTTGGTCTTTATCCTTCTCCTCCTCCTGTTCTTCCCTTTTCCGTGTTTCTTTCGAAGTTGGAACATGAAAATCATCAATAAATTCAGCATAGTCCAACATGAGAAGATTTTCTACGTAAACATGGGCATCCAGATCTCTGTTCCAATCTGCGAACATCAATTCTGTATGcttcattgtttctaaatcaaaGCAATGCAGCCTGAAAAGGGACGTTTTCAAAAGCAATCTCTTCTTGTCGACTGAATAACAAAGAGGCCTGGTCAAATTTACAGAGGCAAGTGTTCCGAAAGTAAACATCTTTGTCCAAGATCCCGCTACACCATACTCCTTCATTACCCAAAGGTCACAGTGAGGATACCGGTTAGCTGAAAGACACAAGCAACCATCTAACATTCCCACATACAGCCCATGAAGTATCTCAAACTGGAGATTTTGTAGTAAATTTGGCAGTGGCAGACGACTAAACGTTTCATCCCTTAAATTAAACGTAACAATATGCTCATACACATTACCAATACCCGTTCCAACCCAATGGCACACTTCATTTACCAAAACCCCGATATCAGAACCATGGGGCCTGAAATAGCAAGGAACATCGGGTACCCTTTTCCAACAATTAGTTCTCAAGCTATAAACCATAACTTCAAACATGACATCCCCCGTCTCCACAAACAAACACTGCATGATTCTCACACATTTGTAATCTCGAGATACACTATCATAACCAAACCCATAATCGAAATGAACATACTCCGTGGCTGGTTTGTTTTCCAACAAAAGAGGAAGCACATTGTAGGTTTGAGTAGTCGGGTTATATAGCAGCAAATGACCGCATTTAACGCGAAGCAAAAGCAATCCACGACATGAACCGATAACCCTCACCGGGGTTTTGCAATTCTTGTAGGGGTGACTGAGATCAACAGGGTTATCTAAAGAGTCGAAATCGGCCGAATAAAGGACAGGGCAATTCTGCTTAATGGGTTCCTCAAGATTATCATATTCTTGCAAATAAAATTTCGGAGTTGCGACAACAAAGTGAAGATTAGTTTTAGTTGCAAGAGATCGTTCTAAATGACAATTAACAAAGTCATTATCACTAATTAAATTATACCATGATTTGCAAACAATCTTCAAGCAAACCACAGTTTTTGCAGGTAATCTTGATAAAATATCAGAAATTAAATCAATTGGGATGTGGGTTATCATCATCACAAATTGGGAATGTAATTTCATATGATAACTAATGAAATTAATTGGGAAAATTTGAAAACCTAAAAAGGGGTAGcaggagaacaagaaattgaataAACCATGAACATGAAATTCTGCAAATTGAATTCTAGGGTTTCaatgattaaataaaagaaattagaTTGGGAAGAGAATACCCGATTACAACTGCAGGAAGGATGGAATCGCATAACCCAATTTTTGAAGCATCTTGGGCATTTTTGTGTTGGTTGAGCAAGGGTTTAAATAACTAGACCTATTAAAATCAAACCGATTTGAATGACCCGATCTAAAACGGTTAACTCAAGATTTGAAATTGAGCCAAATaagagaaggaaaaaaaaaagagaatctTAGCGTAGATTTTTTGTGTAAGAACTATTTTTAGGTAAGATTAGCTCAATAAtattaaaatcaataaaattaattttttttttgagggaaaaattaataaaattatttaataaactataaaatattttttttaattacctAAAATTTTAAACTAATAAATTACATATATGGCTATAAACGAGCTGATCTGAGCTTGGGCTTAATTTGACCGAGCACGAGCCAAGTTTTGACCGAGCTGATTTGAGGGCTCGATGAGCCGGGTCAGATCATTTACAGCCCTACCTACATATTTGaatatttttgttttctttgtaaaatgcaAAATTATAAAACTAAATTATAAAAGTAAATTCAAAACCTTAGTATATTAATGTCTTGTATATGAGATTTGAGCTTTTCTTCTATTTGTTCAGTCATATGTTATAGGACGGTTTTATAGAAGagttctgattttttttttaaaatcgaaTTGAGTTCTTAGCTTATAGGACGGCTTTATAGAAAAGTTCTGATTTCTTTTGTTTAAATCGAATTGAGTTCTTAGCTTTACTAAAAATCGGGCTCAAGCCTTTCATGGTTTATGATTTGGGTATCTTTGGTGGTCTATGATATGTAGTTAACTAGTTATCACTTGTTCTTTAATGATGATTTCACGTTTTCTTTGGGTTTTATATCTTCATTGAGTAACCAAGTCAAGATGTAGGTACGTTTAGAACTTTAGACTGTGTTTTAACAATGGAAACGGCTTAGTAAGTGAAACCGGCTCCAGTACCCGGAATCCGTATATCTGGTTTAACCGGGTTTATGAAAACCGTATACCCGGTTAAACCAAGTCGTATTCGACTATTCATATAGTGAAATTCAAGGGTTTTAAGACCGTGTATATGATACGGTTTTTAAAAACGTATCGGGTATACagttttgctcacccctacccAGAAGTAAAGGGAACGTGATCTCCCTGATGTTGCCTGTTGACCTGATGTGATCGATCATCGATGAAAGACAGAGAAGCTTGGTGATGTTTTTGGTTATGAACTTAGAATAGGCAATATGCCAATATCATATACCAAACAGATGACAAACTTACAACAGTATCAAAGGCCCAAGCATAAAATGGGTAAACACACCAAACAAAACAAGCCTAACTTGCTATAAAACCATGGTTTCTGAGCCGCCTTATGGCAGTGAGCTGATGTCATTAGCCGAATGAGACCTTACTTCAACGTCTACGTACCCAACCTGAATTCCTGGAGAAGTCCTGCATCAGGCGGTAGATAAGAAAAATCACGTCAAAAACAATTCCAAACACAGAACTCCCAATATTAAATCTTGGTTTTATTTGGTCGCGGTGGCAAAGCCGACTAACATAGTCGAATCTCTTTAAAGGAGGACCATTTCGCAACTGAATGCGGAGGTAGTTGTGAAATTGCAACAACTACTGTCTCGACCTTGATTGAAAACCATCACCATGATTCAACCATTTCTTATATATCAAGCTCTAGCCAAAACTAATACAAGGCTGATACTAACAGGTAATGGTAACAACAGAGTAATAATAGCATGCTCCGAAAAATATAAATTTGACATACCTGACAGAAACGAAAGTAACGGACAGCTGAAAGAAGGTTACATAAACTTCAATTCATgttctttttcctcctcctcctcctcctccttttgttcttccttttttcacgtttattttgaaCATGAATATCATCAATAAAATTCAGAATAGTTCAACATGAGAAGATTTTCTACGTAAACATGGGCATCCAAACCTCTATCCCAATCAGCGAACATCAATTCTGTGTGCTCCATTGTTTCTAAATCAAAGCAATGCAGCCTGTAAAGGTACGTATGCAAAAGCAATCTCTTCTTGTCAACTGAATAATTGATAGGCCTGTCCAAATTTAAAGAGTCAAGTGTATCGAAAGTAAACATCTTTGTCCAAGACCCCGCCACACCATACTCCTTCATGACCCAAAGGTCACAGTGAGGATGCCGGTTAGCTGAAAGACTCAAGCAACCATCTAGCATTCCCACATAGAGACCATGCAAATGCTTAACTTGGAAATTTTGTAGCAAATGTGGCAGTGGTAGACGACTAAACGTTTCATCCCTTAAATTAAACGCAACAATAAGCTCATATACATTATCACTATTGGTTCCAACCCAATGGCACATTTCATGTAGCAAAACGCCGACATCCCAATTACGGGACTTGAAATAGCAAGGAACATCAGACACCCTTTTCCAACATTTAGTTCTTAAGCTATAAACCATAACTTCACACATGTACCCCATCTCCTTCGACAAACACTGCATGATTCTCACACATTTGTAGTCCCTCGATACACTATCATAACCAAACCCATAGTCAAAGTGAGGAAACGCATCGGCAGGTTTGTATACAGACAAAAGAGGAAGCACATTGTAGGTTTGGGTAGTCGGGTTATACAGCAATAAATGACCATAATTTACGCGAAGCAAAAGCAACCCACGACATGACCCAAAAATCCCCACCGGGGTTTTGCAATTCTTGAAAGGATGACTGAGTTCAATTGGGTTATCAAAAGAGTCGAAATCGGCCGAATAAAGTACAGGGCAACTTTGCTCAACGGGTTCCTCCATATGATCATATTCTTGCAAATAAAACCTAGGTACTGAGACAACATAGTGAAGATTGGTTTTGGTTGCAAGAGATTGTTCTAAATGATAATTAACAAAGTCATTATCGCCAATTAAATTACGCCACGATTTACAAATTATCTTCAAGCATACCACAGTTTTTGCAGGTAATCTTGACAGTATATCAGTAACTATATCAATTGGAAGTTGGGTTAGGGTTAGCATCATCGTTATTATAGTGAATTGGGAAATTAATTCATATGATAAATAATGAAATTAATCTGGAAAAATGGAAGAAATAGTGAAAATCTAAAAAGGGTAgcacaaaaatcaaaaaaattgcatGAACCATGAACATGAAATTCTGCAAATTGAAGACATGATGAATTTTAGGGTTCGAGTGATTAGAAAAAAGGAACAAAATTGGGAAGAGAATACCCGATTACAAGATAGAAGCATTAAAAGGAAGGAATTGCATAACCCAATCTTTGAATCATCATCAAACATGACATTAATTTGAGGTGCATTTCGGATTTCTGCTAGTGGTTTAAGTTCATTGGATAGTTTCAGCTTGATTGTTGCAATTAGAATCGTGAATATTGAGTTGATGAATTCATTAATCATAGGCCTTGCTCTTGTCTGTTCCGGCCCCGACCCATATAACAAGTTTAATAAccaaacccgtgcaattttgcacggggtAAAACTAGTACTTACTATTAGCGAAATTATAAAAGCATATATCACttttttcacaaattttcatAGAAGAGGaacaatatccgtcacaagctgaagacggatagtgtctctctcacaaaatgcaaatggatagtgcaagtggAGGGAAATGGATACCCACTTGCCCCTCCCCTTGCATTTTATGAGAGGACCACTATAcgttttcagcttgtgacggatagtggtcgtcttcaatgagacggactacactttttttattgtgtttctaGTCACACATTACTATTGCTTCTTCTTCAATCTGGTTTGCTCGTGTCGATGAGCAGAGCTCATCTAGTTGTGTCGTTGTGCTCTAGGTGGTGGTGGCATTGGGCCGATATGGTGTTCCCCTTTCCCTCACCCCTTTCCCCACCTACCGGTCCCACTTCCCGAGTCACTAGTGTCTGTCTTCGCTGTACTTTTGGTTGGTCTAGTTGCATGTGTGCTGGTGGTCCTGGGGGTCTCGTTTGGATTAAGGGGTGTCTTTGTTGGTGTGTGTTGGAATGGCTGGGTTTTTTGTGCAGTGTTTGTTGAGTCTGTCGCTTTCGTCGGTTGGAGGGAGGTCATGGTTGTTCGGCTTTTTCCGTCTATTTGAGATGTGCGTGGTAGCGTGGAGTCGAAGTTCAGGCAGTGTTTGTGGGTTGGTTAGGATGCGGTGGTCTCCAGTTTGTTTAATGTTTCATCCTTGTTTATCATTTTTCTTGTTATTCCAAATAATAGCCTTTTATAGGTTGCTAGCTCCTTCGTGGATTTTTGGGGTATCTTGTCCTCTTCTCCATGTGGCTCCTTTATGGATGTTTGAGGTTTTCTGGCCTCTTCTCCTTGTTGTTGTAGTTATCTTATTGTGCTTTTCTAACAATATAAAGTTTAGTAATGGTTTAACGACGATGGTAACTTTGCATCTGGTGCGTGTTTTGTCCATCTCTCTATGGTTTTCAGAGTTGGTTTTAGTCATGGTCAGGGGGTTGTTCAAGTTCGTTGTTTTCTCGCTACCTTCCTACTTACTCCCTTTTATGGGTTACGTGTTTCTTGTCTGTTAGGTCTGGTTCCAAAGTGTAGGAGTTTTCTCTGCTCTGGAGGCAGACTCTCAAGGTCTGTGTTGCCGCCTTTTCTTTCTACGCCCTtgtggcgtaagtgcactttgCCCTCTCTCGTTTGGTCAAGGCTTCCGTTGGTTTCCAAAGGATGTGTATCACAGCCAAGGGGATGAATCTCCGAGAAACATTTTTGTGTCTCGTTACAGGTATTTTCTCCGAAACTCAGTCGATTAAGATGAGTAATGATATGTTCGATCATTTGGAGAGCTATGATCATCCTTCCAAAAATGAAGTGAATTTTGAAATTAATCTTCGTGTTCAGTCATCCGTACGCCATTAACACGATTTGGTGACTCGCTATAGTTACTTTATTGACTTAGTTTACGAGTGTTTCTAAAATAAGTACATTTAACCATATAATCAGATGCCATTTATAtacgaattaaaaaaaaaaaaaaaaaaaaaactattatcCATGTCGCTTTACACAAGAATTTGTGCTCAGGGTATTAGTTTGGCGGCAAAGGGGCAAGAGCGCGAAACAACGCGGTTGAAAATGTACTACCTGTATTCATCACTTCCATctaaaccctaaatccccaatttACACAAAACTTACTCTATTAAAATTATCGATTAATCATCAATTTTAATCTCCTCGACTGCGCAATCCTTCGCTACAAATCTGGTATAATCACATTTTCCCCTTTTACTTCGGCGTTTTGATTAATTATCTTCATCTTATATCTGAATTCCTCTAAATTTATTTCAGATGTTAATTTCAATCCCTACGTACCTAGATTGctcatttagtttaatttttgtGAATCATCGCTTTACATTCTGTTGAATTTGTATGTATGTTGTTAAATTGATTGTTTCATTACATTAATTCCAGATTTATTGTATGTGGTTTAAATTTATTTAACCTCGATCATAGAAATTTGTTCACAGTTAGTTTAATTTTGGCCTAACGATTGCCAGTTAGGTCAAATTTACTTTTGCTGAATGCCGGAATCGGTGAGGCGATACGAGTGTGATTGATTAAGACTTGAGACAGTATTGATTGACTGTCATATGTCAGATGAATGTTTGTAGTTATCGTGACCCGTGATATCGCTCCAGTTGCCTATTATTCATTGAAGTTTTAGTTAGGGAAGTATTTTGATGTTTTCTAGGTTAATTGACTTCAGGAATGGGTGATAACGGTGTAGATTTTTCGCAATTTGGCCTGTCTAGTGAGGTAATTGGTTAGCTTATGCATTCCAAAGATCGTCGATTCAGGCAGATGTACTGTACTAGTTGTTAATGGTTTGTTCCTGCAGGAAACGGATAAGCTTGTCGGTGAGGTAGTTCGATATGTTCTTTTTAAGACTCATCAGAGCTCAGGATGCCCTATTAAGAGGGAAGAGTTGACCCAAATAGTGACCAAGAATTATAGGCAGCGTGCTCTCCCTGCTGCTGTGATTGATAAGGCCAGAGAGAAGCTTACCGGTGTTTTTGGTTATGAACTTAAGGAGCTTCAGCGTGCTCGTTCTACATCAAAAAATCAAGCTCGCTATTCTCAGCAGAGTGAGTATCGACTGTGGTTGATCAAGGAAAAATGTTTTCTAGTGTGCTACATCTTTTTCATTGTTTTGAAAATATTAGGGATATTTTCATCAAATTTATTTGGTATAATAATTGCATTTCCAAAAACTTGGCTTTCCCTGGAAACCATGTAGTTTCTGTTGTGCCGGCCGTTGAATATCAAGCTGTTCAGTCAGTTTCTATTGGTAGAAGTGTAACTGTGATAGTCGGTTACATCATTCATATAGTTTGTAATTCTGAGTATCGACTGTGGTTGATCAAGTAAAAATGTTCTAGTGTGCTACATCTTTTTCGTTGTTTTGAAAATATTAGGGATATTTTCATCAAATTTATTTGGTATAATAATTGCATTTCCAAAAACTTGGCTTTCCCTGGAAACCATGTAGTTTCTGTTGTGCCGGCCGTTGAATATCAAACTGTTCAGTCAGTTTCTCTTGGTAGAAGTGTAACTGTGATAGTCGGTTCCATCATTCATATGGTTTGTAATTATGAGTATCGACTGTGGTTGATCAAGTAAAAATGTTTTCTAGTGTGCTACATTTTTTCGTTGTTTTGAAAATATTAGGGATATTTTCATCAAATTTATTTGGTATAATAATTGCATTTCCAAAAACTTGGGGGTTTCACTGAAACCATGTAGTTTCTGTTGTGCCGGCCGTTGAATATCAAGCTGTTCAGTCAGTTTCTCTTGGTAGAAGTGTAACTGTGATAGTCGGTTACATCATTCATATAGTTTGTAATTATGAAACTGATGGAGCAACCTTAGTGGCAACTGGCAAGCAAATCCACATTGGAAACCTGATTTTTAGCGGTTTGCAATTACATACAAAATGGTAGAAGGAAATGGCAGTGTTCCATGCTAAAATGTGATTTATTGATTCACTTCATCGAGCATTTTGTTATGGCTGAGGTTTTCCTATGTATCATGTCATAGTCTTACGGAAGGCTCATATGAGCTATTAGATACTAATGTTCACCTAAGGAGCATCTTTTTCTGCTGTTCTCTGTACTTATTTTGTCTTCTTATTGGTTTTCTTATTGCGACGGTTACTGAATAACAGCTTTATTTGTTACAGGTGCTGCTGATTTAAGATCATATATTGTAGTCAGTCAATTGCCTGCTGATGTGTACCGAAAATTTGTCGAGGATGTCAATACTGCACCCTTGACAGGGTTTACATTTGTCGTTGCTGGTATTGTCCACCTTGCCGGGGGTAAAATTTCAGAAGGTATGCATATTTTGCTGAAACACAGATTCCTCTTTCATAAGGCGGCAGTACTCTAACTATAACAGTTTCATTGACCTTCCATTTATTTCAGTGCGTCGGTTAATGGTGTGACTAATCTAAACATTTTGAGACGCTTACCAATTATGCTGTGTAATAGATCTTAGCCTTATCTTTCATCTTCATTGTTTGAGAGAATTGACAAAACACTTTACAACTCCTAGAAAATCTGTGGCATCATTTAAGGAGACTGGGGTTGAAAGAAACTGATGAAAACCATCCTGCACTCGGGAATGTAAAGCTCTTGTTAGAGACGCTAGTACAGCAGAGGTTAGTACTCTgtatttgtttactttttctCTATAAAATGTTGTATTAAGGCTCCAAGTCCAGTAGCTGTCCAGCACAGTCAGTGATGTCAACCTCCTTGGGTGAGATATCGGCGTAGAAATCTTGAAGGATAAAGTTAACTGTAATTTAACGGTGCAGATATATCCAGAAGGATAAAGTTAACGGCCCTGAAGGAAACACGGTAGTGTTTGAGCTAGCTGAAAGAGCCTTAGATGGTGAAGTCAGCCAGAAAATTAAAGACTATGTATCTCAGGTAAGCCAATTGGAACTAGTTCGGTTTGCTCTCTTTCTTTCACTTTCAAGGACCTACATATGTGACGGTCTCATGATAAGGTTATCATGCGACTGAAACATATAATAAATACTGTTTTCTTGTATTGAGTTAATTGGTACAGAGTATCTAGGTTGAATGGTTGATGTAATGGTAATGTGAAACAGTCTCTCAAGTCTCAAGGGACTAATCTTTGTTTAAATACGAGCAGCTTGCTCATCTTTCTGTTGCGTGATTTTGCCATTACGGATTTAATGTGGGACCGACCCTCAAGGGTTCAGTACAATTTTGTTGAATGCAATCCGACATGACCTAGATTGTTTTGTTGCTGTTGACATGTACTTGACCTAGGCTGTTTTGTTCCTTTTTTAGATCATTGGTAAGGATGTTACGACCATTGAGCTCAATGACTGACCGAAATTCCAATTTCATTCGAAGGTATTTCTCATATCTTCTGCAATGACCTCTGCTTTTCAATTGATCTTTTTCCACTCTCTTTACCATCTTATCAGTTCTACAACTGCTTCTTCAGGTTCTATTGGTACCTGGAGTTTCAGAGCTCTTGTACTACCTCCAGAAGTTTATCGCAGGATTTTGTTCAACCATACCGAGGGGCATTTTGGGGAACGGGTCAATCTGGTTGAATGTGTAATTACCTAATCTGTAGTTTAATTAGCAATTTGGAGGGTTGTAAGACCTTGTTGAATCCTTCACATTTTGTTGAAACACTAAAGCCCAGCAATCGTCTTTCGTCATCATCCATATATCCAACTCTTTATTCGATTCTCCCACCATCATTACATGGAGATGCCCCTCTAAATCGACTACTGATAGTAAATAGGACGACTTCAATTGTGTAGGGATCGTCATCACTTCATACCTGCAATATCAACAACTTTAGTTAGTAATACCATCAAGGGTGGTATGATTTCCGTCAACATCAAAATCACCCCAGTAAAAAAAACAGGTACCCGTGACTTGAAATATTGAAACGAATAATCGCTTTGGTTTTGGTGTTCAAGCAACAATTtacagtattattattattattagcaacaCGAACACGATCTTGAGGCAGCTGGCTGCTACTCTTGATCTTCGACCATGAATTGTCTCTCAAACTGTACAAATAAATGTTGAAATCATTCGAGTGTTCTTGCCAACGGCGGATAAAGCTGACAATCTTATAATCATCGTTGACGCAATCATACGCAAACATGTCACGGACGGATAATGTACCGGTCGGGGAGTCTGTCCCCATTCTTGGTATTTGTCGATAGGCTCGTGTGGCAGGGTTGTACAGAACAAACTCCTTCACTTTTGAAAAACACATCACTCCATTGCAAATACCTAGAACACACCCACAAAAAAAATCTTGTTTAAGAGAGAGGTATCCATTTTATAGACGCAAAAGCGTGGTTTTTTACCTTTTTAGCTCTTATTTGAAAACATATATGATCAACAACAAAATTAGCATCAGACATCATCTAAGGAGCAAGGTAATCAAGAAAATTGTTCCACAGCTCCATCAACTGTTCCATGGTAGGCATGGTTGCAGTGTAAATTATGAACCGTTGACAGAAATGATGAAT contains:
- the LOC141585873 gene encoding F-box protein CPR1-like; the encoded protein is MKLHSQFVMMITHIPIDLISDILSRLPAKTVVCLKIVCKSWYNLISDNDFVNCHLERSLATKTNLHFVVATPKFYLQEYDNLEEPIKQNCPVLYSADFDSLDNPVDLSHPYKNCKTPVRVIGSCRGLLLLRVKCGHLLLYNPTTQTYNVLPLLLENKPATEYVHFDYGFGYDSVSRDYKCVRIMQCLFVETGDVMFEVMVYSLRTNCWKRVPDVPCYFRPHGSDIGVLVNEVCHWVGTGIGNVYEHIVTFNLRDETFSRLPLPNLLQNLQFEILHGLYVGMLDGCLCLSANRYPHCDLWVMKEYGVAGSWTKMFTFGTLASVNLTRPLCYSVDKKRLLLKTSLFRLHCFDLETMKHTELMFADWNRDLDAHVYVENLLMLDYAEFIDDFHVPTSKETRKREEQEEEKDKDQELKII
- the LOC141585875 gene encoding uncharacterized protein LOC141585875; the protein is MGDNGVDFSQFGLSSEETDKLVGEVVRYVLFKTHQSSGCPIKREELTQIVTKNYRQRALPAAVIDKAREKLTGVFGYELKELQRARSTSKNQARYSQQSAADLRSYIVVSQLPADVYRKFVEDVNTAPLTGFTFVVAGIVHLAGGKISEENLWHHLRRLGLKETDENHPALGNVKLLLETLVQQRYIQKDKVNGPEGNTVVFELAERALDGEVSQKIKDYVSQIIGKDVTTIELND
- the LOC141585874 gene encoding F-box protein CPR1-like isoform X2, with product MMLTLTQLPIDIVTDILSRLPAKTVVCLKIICKSWRNLIGDNDFVNYHLEQSLATKTNLHYVVSVPRFYLQEYDHMEEPVEQSCPVLYSADFDSFDNPIELSHPFKNCKTPVGIFGSCRGLLLLRVNYGHLLLYNPTTQTYNVLPLLSVYKPADAFPHFDYGFGYDSVSRDYKCVRIMQCLSKEMGYMCEVMVYSLRTKCWKRVSDVPCYFKSRNWDVGVLLHEMCHWVGTNSDNVYELIVAFNLRDETFSRLPLPHLLQNFQVKHLHGLYVGMLDGCLSLSANRHPHCDLWVMKEYGVAGSWTKMFTFDTLDSLNLDRPINYSVDKKRLLLHTYLYRLHCFDLETMEHTELMFADWDRGRTKGGGGGGGKRT
- the LOC141585874 gene encoding F-box protein CPR1-like isoform X1; the encoded protein is MMLTLTQLPIDIVTDILSRLPAKTVVCLKIICKSWRNLIGDNDFVNYHLEQSLATKTNLHYVVSVPRFYLQEYDHMEEPVEQSCPVLYSADFDSFDNPIELSHPFKNCKTPVGIFGSCRGLLLLRVNYGHLLLYNPTTQTYNVLPLLSVYKPADAFPHFDYGFGYDSVSRDYKCVRIMQCLSKEMGYMCEVMVYSLRTKCWKRVSDVPCYFKSRNWDVGVLLHEMCHWVGTNSDNVYELIVAFNLRDETFSRLPLPHLLQNFQVKHLHGLYVGMLDGCLSLSANRHPHCDLWVMKEYGVAGSWTKMFTFDTLDSLNLDRPINYSVDKKRLLLHTYLYRLHCFDLETMEHTELMFADWDRGLDAHVYVENLLMLNYSEFY
- the LOC141585867 gene encoding F-box protein CPR1-like: MHLKLMTLSNDTSKIGLCNSLLRMAVIGLYLQEYAHLAEPHKQNCSVLYSADFDSFDNPIELSHPYKNCKTPVAVIGSCRGLILLRGVDYGHLLLYNPTTQTYNVLPLLSVYRSATEHVHFDYGFGYDSVSRDFKCVRIMQCLSKELGYLCEVMVYSLRSNCWKRVADVPCYFSSMNHGWDTGALLHEMYHWVGTNSDNVYDLIVAFNLRDETFSRVPLPNLLQNLHFEQISGLYVGMLDGCLSLLANRYPHCDLWVMKEYGVAGSWTRIFTFGTRLSMNLIKPIGYSIDRKRLLLKTSLLKLHCFDLETMKYTALMFADWNGGLEPHVYVENLLMLDYAEFIDDIHASQKRGKRKNRRRRRRRKTEN